The following are from one region of the Cervus canadensis isolate Bull #8, Minnesota chromosome 21, ASM1932006v1, whole genome shotgun sequence genome:
- the LPAR5 gene encoding lysophosphatidic acid receptor 5, translating into MQANSSANKSLQAECPDYQPIHHLHLVVYSVVLAAGLPLNALALWVFLRALRVHSVVCVYMCNLAASDLLFTLSLPLRLSYYARHYWPFPDFLCQLAGAVFQMNMYGSCIFLTLINVDRYAAIVHPLRLRHLRRPRVARLLCLGVWALILVFAVPIILAHQPSSCARDGRDVFLCFESFSDKLWKGSLLPLLLLAEALGFLLPLAAVVYSSGRVFWTLARPDATRSQRRRKTVRLLLASLVIFLLCFVPYNVTLAVYGLLRGEVVSASSEARKKVRGVLMVTVLLAGANCVLDPLVYYFSAEGFRNTLRGLSAPLRGRTLAANGAQEALAEPLTETAQASTLTAASQGKLRPSDPRSSFTPSHEDSSF; encoded by the coding sequence ATGCAAGCCAACTCCTCGGCCAACAAGTCTCTTCAGGCCGAGTGCCCGGACTACCAGCCCATCCATCATTTGCATCTGGTGGTCTACAGCGTGGTGCTGGCGGCCGGGCTCCCCCTCAACGCCCTggccctctgggtcttcctgcGCGCGCTGCGCGTGCACTCGGTGGTATGCGTGTACATGTGCAACCTGGCGGCCAGCGACCTGCTCTTCACCCTTTCGCTGCCCTTGCGCCTGTCCTACTATGCGCGGCACTACTGGCCCTTCCCGGACTTTCTGTGCCAGCTGGCGGGCGCCGTCTTCCAGATGAACATGTACGGCAGCTGCATCTTCCTGACGCTCATCAACGTGGACCGCTACGCCGCCATTGTGCACCCGCTGCGGCTGCGCCACCTGCGGCGGCCCCGCGTGGCGCGGCTGCTCTGCCTGGGCGTGTGGGCGCTCATCCTGGTCTTCGCCGTGCCCATCATCCTGGCGCACCAGCCCTCGTCCTGCGCCAGAGACGGCCGCGACGTGTTCCTGTGCTTCGAGAGCTTCAGCGACAAGCTGTGGAAGGGCAGCCTCCTACCGCTCTTGCTGCTGGCCGAGGCGTTGGGCTTCCTGCTGCCCCTGGCGGCCGTGGTCTACTCGTCGGGCCGCGTCTTCTGGACCCTGGCGCGGCCCGACGCCACGCGGAGCCAGCGGCGGCGGAAGACGGTGCGCCTCCTGCTGGCGAGCCTGGTCATCTTCCTGCTGTGCTTCGTGCCCTATAACGTCACGCTGGCCGTGTACGGGCTGCTACGCGGCGAGGTGGTGTCCGCCAGCTCCGAGGCGCGCAAGAAGGTGCGCGGGGTGCTGATGGTCACGGTGCTGCTGGCCGGCGCCAACTGCGTGCTCGACCCGCTCGTCTACTACTTCAGCGCCGAGGGCTTCCGCAACACCCTGCGCGGCCTGAGCGCCCCGCTCCGGGGCAGGACCTTGGCCGCCAACGGGGCTCAGGAGGCGCTCGCCGAACCGCTCACCGAGACGGCCCAAGCCTCTACTCTGACCGCCGCCAGTCAGGGGAAGCTCCGGCCCTCCGACCCCCGGTCATCCTTCACCCCGTCCCACGAGGATTCGTCCTTCTGA
- the LOC122423963 gene encoding acrosin-binding protein isoform X4 gives MRHLAAGTYLSLLRVLLLPLAPAPAQDSASTSTPGSPLSPTEYERFFALLTPTWKAETTCRLRATHGCRNPTLVQLDQYENHGLVPDGAVCSDLPYASWFESFCQFTQYRCSNHVYYAKRVRCSQPVSILSPNTLKEVDSSPEVLSPTTATSSMSSHITATERQVFQPWPERLNSNVEELLQSSLSLGGQEQGQEHKQEQGQEHKQELGQEHKHQEGQEQEEQEEEQEEEKQEEGQGTEEALESVSRLQADPEPKFPSELVSSNPFSFTPRVREVESTPMLMENLQELIRSAQEMDEMNDVYDGETIWRSQSPGSLLQLPHVEALLTLCYSIVENTCVITPTAKAWQYLENEILGFGMSVCDSLGRRHLAACTLCDFCSLKLEQCHSEANLQRQQCDSSHKTPFVSPLLASQSMTIGTQICDTEYVQYPNYCAFKSQQCMMRNRDRKVSRMRCLQNETYTVLTQDKSEDLVLRWSQEFSTLTLGQAG, from the exons ATGAGGCATCTCGCCGCAGGCACCTATCTCTCACTCCTGAGGG TGCTGCTCCTGCCTCTGGCACCGGCCCCTGCCCAGGACTCCGCCTCGACCTCCACGCCGGGCAGCCCCCTGTCCCCCACGGAGTATGAGCGCTTCTTCGCACTGCTGACCCCTACCTGGAAGGCGGAGACCACCTGCCGGCTCCGCGCCACCCACGGCTGCCGGAACCCCACCCTCGTCCAGCTAGACCAGTATGAAAACCATGGCCTGGTGCCGGATG GCGCAGTCTGCTCCGACCTCCCTTACGCCTCCTGGTTTGAGTCCTTCTGCCAGTTCACCCAGTATCGTTGCTCCAACCATGTCTACTACGCCAAG AGGGTCCGGTGCTCCCAGCCAGTCTCCATCCTCTCACCCAACACCCTCAAGGAGGTGGACAGTTCACCTGAAGTGCTGTCACCCACCACGGCAACCTCCTCCATGTCCTCCCACATCACAG CCACCGAACGACAGGTCTTCCAGCCCTGGCCCGAGCGGCTGAACAGCAACGTGGAGGAGCTGCTCCAGTCCTCCTTGTCCTTGGGCGGCCAGGAGCAAGGGCAGGAGCACAAGCAGGAGCAGGGGCAGGAGCACAAGCAGGAGCTGGGGCAGGAGCACAAGCATCAGGAAGGGCAGGAgcaagaggagcaggaggaggagcaggaggaggagaagcaggaggagggCCAGGGCACAGAGGAGGCGCTGGAGTCGGTGTCTAGGCTGCAGGCAGACCCAGAGCCCAAGTTTCCGTCTGAACTTGTGTCCTCCAACCCTTTCTCCTTCACTCCCCGGGTGCGGGAAGTGGAGTCTACTCCCATGTTGATGGAGAATCTCCAGGAGCTTATCCGATCGGCGCAGGAGATGGATGAAATGAATGATGTGTATGATGGGGAGACCATCTGGAGATCCCAGAGCCCTGGCAG CCTGCTACAGCTGCCCCATGTGGAGGCCTTGCTGACCCTGTGCTACTCGATTGTGGAGAACACCTGCGTCATAACCCCGACAGCCAAGGCCTGGCAGTACTTGGAAAATGAGATCCTTGGTTTCGGGATGTCG GTCTGTGACAGCCTGGGGCGGCGACACTTAGCTGCGTGTACCCTCTGTGACTTCTGCTCGCTGAAGCTGGAGCAGTGCCACTCGGAGGCTAACCTGCAGCGACAGCAGTGCGACAGCTCCCACAAAACACCCTTCGTCAGCCCCCTGCTCGCCTCCCAGAGCATGACCATCGGTACCCAG ATCTGTGACACGGAATATGTGCAGTACCCCAACTACTGTGCCTTCAAAAGCCAGCAGTGTATGATGAGAAACAGGGACCGGAAG GTGTCCCGCATGAGATGTCTGCAGAATGAGACGTACACCGTCCTGACTCAGGACAAGAGTGAGGACCTCGTGCTTCGATGGAGCCAGGAGTTTAGCACCTTGACCCTTGGCCAAGCCGGATGA
- the LOC122423963 gene encoding acrosin-binding protein isoform X3, which yields MRHLAAGTYLSLLRVLLLPLAPAPAQDSASTSTPGSPLSPTEYERFFALLTPTWKAETTCRLRATHGCRNPTLVQLDQYENHGLVPDGAVCSDLPYASWFESFCQFTQYRCSNHVYYAKRVRCSQPVSILSPNTLKEVDSSPEVLSPTTATSSMSSHITATERQVFQPWPERLNSNVEELLQSSLSLGGQEQGQEHKQEQGQEHKQELGQEHKHQEGQEQEEQEEEQEEEKQEEGQGTEEALESVSRLQADPEPKFPSELVSSNPFSFTPRVREVESTPMLMENLQELIRSAQEMDEMNDVYDGETIWRSQSPGSLLQLPHVEALLTLCYSIVENTCVITPTAKAWQYLENEILGFGMSVCDSLGRRHLAACTLCDFCSLKLEQCHSEANLQRQQCDSSHKTPFVSPLLASQSMTIGTQIGSLKSGRFYGLDLYGGLRMDFWCARLATKGCEDNRVASWLQTEFLSFQDGDFPTRICDTEYVQYPNYCAFKSQQCMMRNRDRKVSRMRCLQNETYTVLTQDKSEDLVLRWSQEFSTLTLGQAG from the exons ATGAGGCATCTCGCCGCAGGCACCTATCTCTCACTCCTGAGGG TGCTGCTCCTGCCTCTGGCACCGGCCCCTGCCCAGGACTCCGCCTCGACCTCCACGCCGGGCAGCCCCCTGTCCCCCACGGAGTATGAGCGCTTCTTCGCACTGCTGACCCCTACCTGGAAGGCGGAGACCACCTGCCGGCTCCGCGCCACCCACGGCTGCCGGAACCCCACCCTCGTCCAGCTAGACCAGTATGAAAACCATGGCCTGGTGCCGGATG GCGCAGTCTGCTCCGACCTCCCTTACGCCTCCTGGTTTGAGTCCTTCTGCCAGTTCACCCAGTATCGTTGCTCCAACCATGTCTACTACGCCAAG AGGGTCCGGTGCTCCCAGCCAGTCTCCATCCTCTCACCCAACACCCTCAAGGAGGTGGACAGTTCACCTGAAGTGCTGTCACCCACCACGGCAACCTCCTCCATGTCCTCCCACATCACAG CCACCGAACGACAGGTCTTCCAGCCCTGGCCCGAGCGGCTGAACAGCAACGTGGAGGAGCTGCTCCAGTCCTCCTTGTCCTTGGGCGGCCAGGAGCAAGGGCAGGAGCACAAGCAGGAGCAGGGGCAGGAGCACAAGCAGGAGCTGGGGCAGGAGCACAAGCATCAGGAAGGGCAGGAgcaagaggagcaggaggaggagcaggaggaggagaagcaggaggagggCCAGGGCACAGAGGAGGCGCTGGAGTCGGTGTCTAGGCTGCAGGCAGACCCAGAGCCCAAGTTTCCGTCTGAACTTGTGTCCTCCAACCCTTTCTCCTTCACTCCCCGGGTGCGGGAAGTGGAGTCTACTCCCATGTTGATGGAGAATCTCCAGGAGCTTATCCGATCGGCGCAGGAGATGGATGAAATGAATGATGTGTATGATGGGGAGACCATCTGGAGATCCCAGAGCCCTGGCAG CCTGCTACAGCTGCCCCATGTGGAGGCCTTGCTGACCCTGTGCTACTCGATTGTGGAGAACACCTGCGTCATAACCCCGACAGCCAAGGCCTGGCAGTACTTGGAAAATGAGATCCTTGGTTTCGGGATGTCG GTCTGTGACAGCCTGGGGCGGCGACACTTAGCTGCGTGTACCCTCTGTGACTTCTGCTCGCTGAAGCTGGAGCAGTGCCACTCGGAGGCTAACCTGCAGCGACAGCAGTGCGACAGCTCCCACAAAACACCCTTCGTCAGCCCCCTGCTCGCCTCCCAGAGCATGACCATCGGTACCCAG ATAGGGAGCCTGAAATCGGGCCGCTTTTACGGGCTGGACTTGTACGGCGGGCTGCGCATGGACTTCTGGTGTGCCCGGCTGGCCACTAAGGGCTGCGAAGACAACCGAGTGGCCAGCTGGCTCCAGACTGAGTTCCTGAGCTTCCAGGATGGAGACTTTCCCACCAGG ATCTGTGACACGGAATATGTGCAGTACCCCAACTACTGTGCCTTCAAAAGCCAGCAGTGTATGATGAGAAACAGGGACCGGAAG GTGTCCCGCATGAGATGTCTGCAGAATGAGACGTACACCGTCCTGACTCAGGACAAGAGTGAGGACCTCGTGCTTCGATGGAGCCAGGAGTTTAGCACCTTGACCCTTGGCCAAGCCGGATGA
- the LOC122423963 gene encoding acrosin-binding protein isoform X2 — MRHLAAGTYLSLLRVLLLPLAPAPAQDSASTSTPGSPLSPTEYERFFALLTPTWKAETTCRLRATHGCRNPTLVQLDQYENHGLVPDGAVCSDLPYASWFESFCQFTQYRCSNHVYYAKRVRCSQPVSILSPNTLKEVDSSPEVLSPTTATSSMSSHITATERQVFQPWPERLNSNVEELLQSSLSLGGQEQGQEHKQEQGQEHKQELGQEHKHQEGQEQEEQEEEQEEEKQEEGQGTEEALESVSRLQADPEPKFPSELVSSNPFSFTPRVREVESTPMLMENLQELIRSAQEMDEMNDVYDGETIWRSQSPGSLLQLPHVEALLTLCYSIVENTCVITPTAKAWQYLENEILGFGMSVCDSLGRRHLAACTLCDFCSLKLEQCHSEANLQRQQCDSSHKTPFVSPLLASQSMTIGTQICDTEYVQYPNYCAFKSQQCMMRNRDRKVSPSHCPPISPSMGHCTLTCSGHLSTSPAHPEPWLPSEHGGGGVRSRCVSPELCPYSSSQEVSSSPRPPGQGFPDGGGKGRLLIRGPGETPGKKNPQPGWSERSRCQSCLLLLLTESSEPSHFLSSLGLLISKRRGSGYVVSLAAF, encoded by the exons ATGAGGCATCTCGCCGCAGGCACCTATCTCTCACTCCTGAGGG TGCTGCTCCTGCCTCTGGCACCGGCCCCTGCCCAGGACTCCGCCTCGACCTCCACGCCGGGCAGCCCCCTGTCCCCCACGGAGTATGAGCGCTTCTTCGCACTGCTGACCCCTACCTGGAAGGCGGAGACCACCTGCCGGCTCCGCGCCACCCACGGCTGCCGGAACCCCACCCTCGTCCAGCTAGACCAGTATGAAAACCATGGCCTGGTGCCGGATG GCGCAGTCTGCTCCGACCTCCCTTACGCCTCCTGGTTTGAGTCCTTCTGCCAGTTCACCCAGTATCGTTGCTCCAACCATGTCTACTACGCCAAG AGGGTCCGGTGCTCCCAGCCAGTCTCCATCCTCTCACCCAACACCCTCAAGGAGGTGGACAGTTCACCTGAAGTGCTGTCACCCACCACGGCAACCTCCTCCATGTCCTCCCACATCACAG CCACCGAACGACAGGTCTTCCAGCCCTGGCCCGAGCGGCTGAACAGCAACGTGGAGGAGCTGCTCCAGTCCTCCTTGTCCTTGGGCGGCCAGGAGCAAGGGCAGGAGCACAAGCAGGAGCAGGGGCAGGAGCACAAGCAGGAGCTGGGGCAGGAGCACAAGCATCAGGAAGGGCAGGAgcaagaggagcaggaggaggagcaggaggaggagaagcaggaggagggCCAGGGCACAGAGGAGGCGCTGGAGTCGGTGTCTAGGCTGCAGGCAGACCCAGAGCCCAAGTTTCCGTCTGAACTTGTGTCCTCCAACCCTTTCTCCTTCACTCCCCGGGTGCGGGAAGTGGAGTCTACTCCCATGTTGATGGAGAATCTCCAGGAGCTTATCCGATCGGCGCAGGAGATGGATGAAATGAATGATGTGTATGATGGGGAGACCATCTGGAGATCCCAGAGCCCTGGCAG CCTGCTACAGCTGCCCCATGTGGAGGCCTTGCTGACCCTGTGCTACTCGATTGTGGAGAACACCTGCGTCATAACCCCGACAGCCAAGGCCTGGCAGTACTTGGAAAATGAGATCCTTGGTTTCGGGATGTCG GTCTGTGACAGCCTGGGGCGGCGACACTTAGCTGCGTGTACCCTCTGTGACTTCTGCTCGCTGAAGCTGGAGCAGTGCCACTCGGAGGCTAACCTGCAGCGACAGCAGTGCGACAGCTCCCACAAAACACCCTTCGTCAGCCCCCTGCTCGCCTCCCAGAGCATGACCATCGGTACCCAG ATCTGTGACACGGAATATGTGCAGTACCCCAACTACTGTGCCTTCAAAAGCCAGCAGTGTATGATGAGAAACAGGGACCGGAAGGTGagcccctcccactgcccccccATCAGCCCCTCCATGGGTCACTGCACGCTGACCTGTTCTGGCCACCTCTCCACCTCCCCCGCACACCCCGAGCCGTGGCTTCCATCtgagcatgggggtgggggtgtgaggaGCAGGTGTGTCTCCCCGGAGCTCTGTCCCTACTCCTCCAGCCAGGAGGTGAGCAGCTCTCCCAGGCCCCCAGGCCAAGGGTTCCCGGATGGGGGTGGAAAGGGGAGGCTGCTGATCAGAGGCCCTGGGGAGACACCGGGAAAGAAGAACCCCCAGCCAGGTTGGTCGGAGAGGTCTAGGTGTCAGTCCTGCCTGCTGCTCTTACTCACCGAGTCGTCTGAGCCAAGTCACTTCCTCTCCAGCCTCGGGCTCCTCATTTCTAAAAGAAGGGGGTCGGGCTATGTGGTGTCTctggctgctttttaa
- the LOC122423963 gene encoding acrosin-binding protein isoform X1: MRHLAAGTYLSLLRVLLLPLAPAPAQDSASTSTPGSPLSPTEYERFFALLTPTWKAETTCRLRATHGCRNPTLVQLDQYENHGLVPDGAVCSDLPYASWFESFCQFTQYRCSNHVYYAKRVRCSQPVSILSPNTLKEVDSSPEVLSPTTATSSMSSHITATERQVFQPWPERLNSNVEELLQSSLSLGGQEQGQEHKQEQGQEHKQELGQEHKHQEGQEQEEQEEEQEEEKQEEGQGTEEALESVSRLQADPEPKFPSELVSSNPFSFTPRVREVESTPMLMENLQELIRSAQEMDEMNDVYDGETIWRSQSPGSLLQLPHVEALLTLCYSIVENTCVITPTAKAWQYLENEILGFGMSVCDSLGRRHLAACTLCDFCSLKLEQCHSEANLQRQQCDSSHKTPFVSPLLASQSMTIGTQIGSLKSGRFYGLDLYGGLRMDFWCARLATKGCEDNRVASWLQTEFLSFQDGDFPTRICDTEYVQYPNYCAFKSQQCMMRNRDRKVSPSHCPPISPSMGHCTLTCSGHLSTSPAHPEPWLPSEHGGGGVRSRCVSPELCPYSSSQEVSSSPRPPGQGFPDGGGKGRLLIRGPGETPGKKNPQPGWSERSRCQSCLLLLLTESSEPSHFLSSLGLLISKRRGSGYVVSLAAF; the protein is encoded by the exons ATGAGGCATCTCGCCGCAGGCACCTATCTCTCACTCCTGAGGG TGCTGCTCCTGCCTCTGGCACCGGCCCCTGCCCAGGACTCCGCCTCGACCTCCACGCCGGGCAGCCCCCTGTCCCCCACGGAGTATGAGCGCTTCTTCGCACTGCTGACCCCTACCTGGAAGGCGGAGACCACCTGCCGGCTCCGCGCCACCCACGGCTGCCGGAACCCCACCCTCGTCCAGCTAGACCAGTATGAAAACCATGGCCTGGTGCCGGATG GCGCAGTCTGCTCCGACCTCCCTTACGCCTCCTGGTTTGAGTCCTTCTGCCAGTTCACCCAGTATCGTTGCTCCAACCATGTCTACTACGCCAAG AGGGTCCGGTGCTCCCAGCCAGTCTCCATCCTCTCACCCAACACCCTCAAGGAGGTGGACAGTTCACCTGAAGTGCTGTCACCCACCACGGCAACCTCCTCCATGTCCTCCCACATCACAG CCACCGAACGACAGGTCTTCCAGCCCTGGCCCGAGCGGCTGAACAGCAACGTGGAGGAGCTGCTCCAGTCCTCCTTGTCCTTGGGCGGCCAGGAGCAAGGGCAGGAGCACAAGCAGGAGCAGGGGCAGGAGCACAAGCAGGAGCTGGGGCAGGAGCACAAGCATCAGGAAGGGCAGGAgcaagaggagcaggaggaggagcaggaggaggagaagcaggaggagggCCAGGGCACAGAGGAGGCGCTGGAGTCGGTGTCTAGGCTGCAGGCAGACCCAGAGCCCAAGTTTCCGTCTGAACTTGTGTCCTCCAACCCTTTCTCCTTCACTCCCCGGGTGCGGGAAGTGGAGTCTACTCCCATGTTGATGGAGAATCTCCAGGAGCTTATCCGATCGGCGCAGGAGATGGATGAAATGAATGATGTGTATGATGGGGAGACCATCTGGAGATCCCAGAGCCCTGGCAG CCTGCTACAGCTGCCCCATGTGGAGGCCTTGCTGACCCTGTGCTACTCGATTGTGGAGAACACCTGCGTCATAACCCCGACAGCCAAGGCCTGGCAGTACTTGGAAAATGAGATCCTTGGTTTCGGGATGTCG GTCTGTGACAGCCTGGGGCGGCGACACTTAGCTGCGTGTACCCTCTGTGACTTCTGCTCGCTGAAGCTGGAGCAGTGCCACTCGGAGGCTAACCTGCAGCGACAGCAGTGCGACAGCTCCCACAAAACACCCTTCGTCAGCCCCCTGCTCGCCTCCCAGAGCATGACCATCGGTACCCAG ATAGGGAGCCTGAAATCGGGCCGCTTTTACGGGCTGGACTTGTACGGCGGGCTGCGCATGGACTTCTGGTGTGCCCGGCTGGCCACTAAGGGCTGCGAAGACAACCGAGTGGCCAGCTGGCTCCAGACTGAGTTCCTGAGCTTCCAGGATGGAGACTTTCCCACCAGG ATCTGTGACACGGAATATGTGCAGTACCCCAACTACTGTGCCTTCAAAAGCCAGCAGTGTATGATGAGAAACAGGGACCGGAAGGTGagcccctcccactgcccccccATCAGCCCCTCCATGGGTCACTGCACGCTGACCTGTTCTGGCCACCTCTCCACCTCCCCCGCACACCCCGAGCCGTGGCTTCCATCtgagcatgggggtgggggtgtgaggaGCAGGTGTGTCTCCCCGGAGCTCTGTCCCTACTCCTCCAGCCAGGAGGTGAGCAGCTCTCCCAGGCCCCCAGGCCAAGGGTTCCCGGATGGGGGTGGAAAGGGGAGGCTGCTGATCAGAGGCCCTGGGGAGACACCGGGAAAGAAGAACCCCCAGCCAGGTTGGTCGGAGAGGTCTAGGTGTCAGTCCTGCCTGCTGCTCTTACTCACCGAGTCGTCTGAGCCAAGTCACTTCCTCTCCAGCCTCGGGCTCCTCATTTCTAAAAGAAGGGGGTCGGGCTATGTGGTGTCTctggctgctttttaa
- the ING4 gene encoding inhibitor of growth protein 4 isoform X2 encodes MAAGMYLEHYLDSIENLPFELQRNFQLMRDLDQRTEDLKAEIDKLASEYMSSARSRSSEEKLALLRQIQEAYGKCKEFGDDKVQLAMQTYEMVDKHIRRLDTDLARFEADLKEKQIESSDYDSSSSKGRTQKEKKAARARSKGKNSDEEAPKAAQKKLKLVRTSPEYGMPSVTFGSVHPSDVLDMPVDPNEPTYCLCHQVSYGEMIGCDNPDCSIEWFHFACVGLTTKPRGKWFCPRCSQERKKK; translated from the exons ATGGCTGCGGGGATGTATTTGGAACATTATCTGGACA GTATTGAAAACCTGCCCTTTGAACTGCAGAGAAACTTCCAGCTCATGAGGGACCTGGACCAAAGAACAGAGG ACCTGAAGGCTGAAATTGACAAGTTGGCCAGTGAATACATGAGTAGTGCCCGCAGCCGGAGCTCCGAGGAAAAATTGGCCCTTCTGAGGCAGATCCAGGAAGCCTATGGCAAGTGTAAGGAGTTTGGTGATGACAAGGTGCAGCTTGCCATGCAGACCTATGAGATG GTGGACAAACACATTCGGCGACTGGACACAGACCTGGCCCGCTTTGAAGCTGATCTGAAGGAGAAGCAGATTGAGTCAAGTGACTATGACAGCTCTTCCAGCAAAG GTCGGactcaaaaggagaagaaagctgCCCGTGCTCGTTCCAAAGGGAAAAACTCAGACGAAGAAGCCCCCAAGGCCGCCCAGAAGAAGTTAAAACTTGTGCGCAC AAGCCCTGAGTATGGGATGCCCTCAGTGACCTTTGGCAGTGTCCACCCCTCTGATGTGTTGGATATGCCTGTGGATCCCAACGAACCCACCTATTGCCTTTGTCACCAGGTCTCCTACGGGGAGATGATTGGCTGTGACAACCCTGAC TGCTCCATCGAGTGGTTCCACTTTGCCTGTGTGGGGCTGACCACCAAGCCTCGGGGGAAATG GTTTTGCCCACGCTGCTCCCAAGAacgaaaaaagaaatag
- the ING4 gene encoding inhibitor of growth protein 4 isoform X1 has product MAAGMYLEHYLDSIENLPFELQRNFQLMRDLDQRTEDLKAEIDKLASEYMSSARSRSSEEKLALLRQIQEAYGKCKEFGDDKVQLAMQTYEMVDKHIRRLDTDLARFEADLKEKQIESSDYDSSSSKGKKSRTQKEKKAARARSKGKNSDEEAPKAAQKKLKLVRTSPEYGMPSVTFGSVHPSDVLDMPVDPNEPTYCLCHQVSYGEMIGCDNPDCSIEWFHFACVGLTTKPRGKWFCPRCSQERKKK; this is encoded by the exons ATGGCTGCGGGGATGTATTTGGAACATTATCTGGACA GTATTGAAAACCTGCCCTTTGAACTGCAGAGAAACTTCCAGCTCATGAGGGACCTGGACCAAAGAACAGAGG ACCTGAAGGCTGAAATTGACAAGTTGGCCAGTGAATACATGAGTAGTGCCCGCAGCCGGAGCTCCGAGGAAAAATTGGCCCTTCTGAGGCAGATCCAGGAAGCCTATGGCAAGTGTAAGGAGTTTGGTGATGACAAGGTGCAGCTTGCCATGCAGACCTATGAGATG GTGGACAAACACATTCGGCGACTGGACACAGACCTGGCCCGCTTTGAAGCTGATCTGAAGGAGAAGCAGATTGAGTCAAGTGACTATGACAGCTCTTCCAGCAAAGGCAAAAAGA GTCGGactcaaaaggagaagaaagctgCCCGTGCTCGTTCCAAAGGGAAAAACTCAGACGAAGAAGCCCCCAAGGCCGCCCAGAAGAAGTTAAAACTTGTGCGCAC AAGCCCTGAGTATGGGATGCCCTCAGTGACCTTTGGCAGTGTCCACCCCTCTGATGTGTTGGATATGCCTGTGGATCCCAACGAACCCACCTATTGCCTTTGTCACCAGGTCTCCTACGGGGAGATGATTGGCTGTGACAACCCTGAC TGCTCCATCGAGTGGTTCCACTTTGCCTGTGTGGGGCTGACCACCAAGCCTCGGGGGAAATG GTTTTGCCCACGCTGCTCCCAAGAacgaaaaaagaaatag